The DNA region ATCTGCCGCAGAGCCTGCTGGGAAAGCTTGGCCGTGTCACCCAGACGCTCGGACAGCGCACTGGCAACCTGGTCGGCCAGATGCGACGTTGCGGGCCCGTTATCCGGGCGCATCGCCGCATTGAAAAAGTCGACATCCGCCTGAACGGGCTCAGAGGCAAGCCCCTGGTGCGCATTCTGCCCAAGCTCCGGCGAGACGCTTTTGATAGTGCTGAGTTGGGAAATGGTCACATGGATTCTCCGTCAGGCGGCTGTCAGTCAGGCAACAGCCTGGTTATTAGTACTTTGCAGCAGCGCGTTGATGAGCTGGGCAGCGACTTGTGCGGCGCTGGACTGCAAGTCAGCACCTGTATTGCCAGCCTCCTGGAGCGTCGCTTCCAGCCCGCGTTGCAGCAAACCACTCAGCAGCTGCCCCAGATCCTGACTGGACGGGTTACCCGCTGGCGTAGCGCCTGGCTGCGCGGATGGCTGCGTGGAGTTGTCAACCGGCGTCCCCAGGCCACCACCTGATGCCGTCGATTGCAGGCCACGGTCGATCAGTTCACCGATCAGTTGACCAATGTCGACATTGTCATTTGCAGCAGGACCGGTGTTGGCATCGATCGCAGGATTGCCCAGCGATGTATCGCTGACAGACGAACCCAGGCCGCCACCACTGGTAACGCCACTGGCATCACCTTGCTGCTGACCGAGCTGTTGACCGATGACGTCGAGCGCCGAACGGAACTGAGCGGTTTCCTGAGCATCCAGGCCGTTGTCTTCCTTCAGTTCGTTCATCCAGCTGCCACCGTCCCGGGTAGGGAACTGGGCCTTGTTGTCATCCATGAACTGAGCGA from Pseudomonas syringae includes:
- the sctI gene encoding type III secretion system inner rod subunit SctI produces the protein MTISQLSTIKSVSPELGQNAHQGLASEPVQADVDFFNAAMRPDNGPATSHLADQVASALSERLGDTAKLSQQALRQMKKVANSEDGSDIVQMGRALSQCSLQMALTTKVVSKSAQALDKLTNLQ
- the hrpZ gene encoding type III secretion system effector HrpZ, encoding MQALNSLTSLQTSASLFPVSLDSNVSSNTSTSSKELKAVIDQLVQALTKNGQLDDTSPLGKMLAKAMAADGKSGGSVADITAALDKLIHQKLGDNFGASAGIGAGSGVGSGTGSGVGDGLSGGANAGQSDLMNQVLNGLGKAMLDDLLTPSGEGGTTFSSDDMPTLEKVAQFMDDNKAQFPTRDGGSWMNELKEDNGLDAQETAQFRSALDVIGQQLGQQQGDASGVTSGGGLGSSVSDTSLGNPAIDANTGPAANDNVDIGQLIGELIDRGLQSTASGGGLGTPVDNSTQPSAQPGATPAGNPSSQDLGQLLSGLLQRGLEATLQEAGNTGADLQSSAAQVAAQLINALLQSTNNQAVA